Part of the Halostella litorea genome is shown below.
ACCAGCGTCCCCGCCATCCAGGAGGCGCTTTCGGGGATGGACGGCGACGAGGTTGTCGTGCTCGTCGACCTGGGCAGCGCGGTGATGAACGCCGAGATGGCCGTCGAAACGGCCGACAAGGAGGTCGTCATCGCCGACGCGCCGGTGCTGGAGGGGACGCTCAACGCGGCGGTCGAAGCGGCGAACCCGAAGGCGTCGCTCGAATCCGTCCGGGAGTCCGCCGAGGAAGCCCGCGACGTGTCGAAGCTGTAGCGCTACGACGACTCACCCTCCTCGGTCGACAGGATTTCTTCCAGCGCGTCGAGCGCCGCCTCGGCGTCGTCGCCCTCGGCGACGAGGCGGACGTCCTCGCCCGACGCGACGCCGAGTCCGGTGACGGCGAGCATGCTTCCGGCGTTGACAGGGTCGGCGTCGCCGTCGACGGGCGCGATCGTGACCTCGGCGTCGTACTGGTTCGCGGTCTGGACGAACTTCGACGCCGGCCGCGCGTGCAGGCCGGCCTCGGGGACGACGGTGACGACTCGTTCCATCGTCCGCAGTTCGACGGCGACGCCCGTCACTCTGTCGGCGCGGGCCGGTCAGTCGGCGTCCTCGGCCCCGCCCCGGTCGCGCCAG
Proteins encoded:
- the dhaM gene encoding dihydroxyacetone kinase phosphoryl donor subunit DhaM is translated as MVSLLVVSHSADAARGIRDIAGEMGGADAEIVAVGGDPDGGIGTSVPAIQEALSGMDGDEVVVLVDLGSAVMNAEMAVETADKEVVIADAPVLEGTLNAAVEAANPKASLESVRESAEEARDVSKL
- the ptsH1 gene encoding phosphocarrier protein HPr, with translation MERVVTVVPEAGLHARPASKFVQTANQYDAEVTIAPVDGDADPVNAGSMLAVTGLGVASGEDVRLVAEGDDAEAALDALEEILSTEEGESS